TCTTTTCGCTCTTTTTAAAAAGGTTGGCTATGGCATCGATAAAGTTTGAAAATCCTTCTCCTATATCCCTTCCATTGAATAATTGTCTTGCATACATATAGCCTAAAAGTGCACCTCCTAAATGGGCTATCCGCCCACCAACATTACCGCCCATAGGAATTTGAACTAAATCCATTAGTACCACAAAAAGACCTATTTGCCAAAGTTTTACGTTAAAAACAAAAAGACGTACTTCTTGATTGGGAATATAGGTGCACACAAAAATAAGTACGGCCATAACTCCTGCCGACGCTCCTATGAGCGAGGCATTAACACCAATAAGCGAGGGGAAAATATTGTAGCTTAAAAGGAATAAAAGTCCGCCTAGAATGACTCCTAAAAAGTAAATGTTCAAGAATCGTCTGCCATCAAAAAGGTTGAGTAAAATACGTCCTGCTACGTAGAGTACGTACATGTTCCAGAGAATATGAAAAATACCTCCGTGCAAGAACGAATAGGTCACAATAGACCAAGGTTGCATTAGAAAGTCGAAAAAATCCTTGGGTAGGGCGAACCAATTTTCAACGCTTGGGCTTATAAGCGCTGTAATAAGACCCATAACGATAAAAACAAGAACGTTAATGGCTATGAGCTTTTCAGAAACGCTCAATCGTGCATATTGATATTTTAAGTCTCCGTTTGTCATACTAATCCCAGCGGTTATTGTTAAACTGATTTTTTTTCCAATACCACATCATCAAGAAGCCGAAAAGAGCGCCTCCAATATGGGCAAAATGCGCAATACCTTGACCAAAAAGACTGTATCCTGTTACTCCTGAAAATAAATCCAATCCTATTAAAACAGGAATAAAATATTTTGCTTTTACAGGAACGGGAATGAACATTAAGAACAATTCGCTGTTAGGGAACATCATTCCAAAAGCAACTAAAACCCCATAAATTGCTCCTGATGCTCCTACGGCAGGAGTGTTATATGCTGATAAAAAATTGTCGATTGTACTTTTCGAAGCAATATTATACCAATCTGGGCTGTATTGACCGGCAGATATAATTTCTAGTACGTTACTTTCGGTCATACCACTGCTAACGAGTGCTTGCATACCTTCGTTAAAATAAAAGTAATTTACTCCGGTATGAATTAATGCTGAGCCAAGACCTGCTGAAAAATAGAAAAATAAAAATTTGTTACGACCCCAAATTTGCTCAAGAGGTGTGCCAAAGGCCCATAAGGCATACATGTTAAAGGCTATATGCATAAAGCCACCATGCATAAACATATGGGTTACAATCTGGTAAAATGCAAAATTTTCATTCTTTGGAAACCAAAGTGAAAACCATTGGTACATTTGGTCGCCATATAAAGAAGTGGCCACAAAAAACAGAATGTTTATTATGAGCAAGTGCTTTATGGCGTCGGTCAATCTTCCCATCTAAATAAATTTTTTGTCAATGTCATTTTCGGTAATGGTGATGTATACCGGTTTATTAAACGGACTCACCATAGATTCCTTACAAGCGAACAAGTCGTTTACAAGGGCAATTTGAGAAGCATTGTCCAGTGTTTCTCCAGTTTTGACCGCCAATGTTTTTGCTAAAGTTTTAGAAAGGATATCTGTATGAGAAAAACTTTCGTCCGTTAGTTCTTGTTGGTAATCAGAAATCAATTGGTCTAATATCATGCCAACTTCGCTTTCTGCCACCAATAAAGGTACTCCGGTTACCGTAATAGATTCTCCTTCAATCTTGTCGAATATAAAACCAATGGAAACTAGAATATCTTCAATTTCCTGAAGTGCATTAATTTCTGACTTTGAAAATGTGAGATGCAATGGGAATAGTAATTGTTGGCTAACTGCTTGTTTTACAGTGCTATTATTTAAGAATTTTTCATAAAGAACTCTTTGGTGAGCACGGCTTTGGTCTATAACCACCATGCCCGATTTTATAGTTGTAACAATGTACTTTCTTCTAATTTGAAAAGTAGTCGTAACAGGTTCCGTAGTTTCTTTTTCACCTTCAAAAATAGAACCTGTAATTGTGTCAGATTCAAAGCTTATACTGCCCAAATCATCTTCGGCGCCCATTTTTGACTCCAAACCAACATACAAACTTTCCCAGCTTTTCGTTTCCTGTTTTTTATAGCCAGGATTACGAGGTGTGGAAGGTGTGCTTTTAGCTTCCTGAAAAGGATTAAACGCGGCATCTACCGAAACCTTGGGTTGTATGACTGACTTATTTTTAAAATCATAAGGTGTCTGTAAATTTGGGTCATGCTCAAAATCTAAAGCAGGGGCAACGTTAAACTGTCCTAAGCTGTGCTTTACCGTAGACCTTAAAATGGCGTACAAACTATGCTCGTCATCAAATTTCACCTCGGTTTTAGTTGGGTGTATATTGATGTCTATAGAACCAGGGTCCACTTCCAGATAAAGGAAATAGCCAGGGTAGCTATCTGATTTTATGAGCCCTTCAAAAGCTGCGACTACGGCATGATGTAGATAGGGGCTTTTTATAAACCTATTATTAATAAAGAAAAACTGCTCACCGCGACTCTTCTTTGCAAATTCGGGCTTGGTAATAAAGCCGCTTATTTTAACTATTGGAGTCTCTTCTTCTACGGGAACCAGTTTTTGATTGGTTCGGGTTCCAAAAATATTGACAATACGTTTTCGGTAATTATCAGAAGGAAGGTTAAAAAGCTCGTTTCCGTTATTGTAGAAATGAAATGCTATGGTTGGGTGCGCTAAGGCTACACGATGAAATTCATCTGTAATATGGCGAAGCTCAACCTGATTACTTTTTAGAAAATTACGCCTTGCAGGAATATTAAAAAATAGGTTTTTAACCGCCATGGAAGTTCCTTTTGGCGTTACACTTGCTTCCTGAAATATGATTTTACTACCTTCTATTTTTAGATGGGTGCCCAGTTCTTCGTTTTCGGGTTTGGTTTGCATTTCTACATGGGCAATTGCCGCTATAGAAGCTAAAGCTTCACCTCTAAAACCTTTGGTGTTCAAATTAAAAAGGTCTTCTGCCTTCTGTATTTTAGAGGTGGCGTGACGCTCAAAACTCAACCGGGCATCTGTGGCGCTCATACCCAGACCATCATCTACAACCTGAATAAGAATCTTACCTCCATCCTTAATAATTAGTTTTATAGTGTTGGCACCAGCATCTATGGCATTCTCAAGCAATTCCTTAACTACTGAGGCAGGACGTTGTACCACTTCACCAGCTGCAATTTGATTGGCAACATGGTCCGGTAAAAGTTTTATAATATCTGCCATTATTTTGGTAAAAATATAGAGAGGTCAAAGTCTATGATAAAAAGCACAATCAATACTAAAATGGCTAAAATGATTGCCATTCGTATTTTTAAATTGGTATCGCCCTGTCGTTTTACATCAGACATGGCGCTACCAAACTTATTCTTCAGACCTCTTGAAGGGTTAAGCGTAGTTCTGTATTGGTCGAATTTTGGTTCAATTTTAAACGGACTGCCTTTGCCCTTATCGTCATAATAACGAGGATTGTATTCAAACTTCTTGCTCCGCTTTAAGCGTGTAAATTTACTTAGCATTCCCATGAACGTCAAAGTTACTTAAAATCGAAAAATATGCTGTGCTACCGCTGCCAAAATTTGTTAACAGACACCAAGATGAGGGGGTTCTGTACTGGATAAGCGCATTATTTCTATTTAATAGGAGGGAAGGCACGTGTTTGGCATGTTCATTCTGAAGCACACCTTACCTGCATAGCAAGATTTTGGAAGCAGTTTTAAGGTGATTATTTGCCTAAAATAGCCATTTGAATAGCAGCGATTGCAGCTTCGGTACCTTTGTTACCATGTTTACCGCCACTACGTTCTCTTGATTGCTCTATGTTATTATCTGTCAATACGCAAAAAATTACGGGTGTATCTAATTGTACATTCAGGTCTTTGATGCCTTGAGCTGTAGCGCTACAAACAAAATCAAAATGCTTGGTCTCCCCTTGAATAACATTTCCAATGGCTATAACAGCATCAACATTTTGTGTAGTTGCCATTTTTTTGCAGCCAAAAGTTAATTCAAAACTACCAGGTACATCCCAACGAAGAATATTGGACTCTAATGCACCACAATCTAGAAGCGCTTCAATGGCTCCTGAGTATAGACCTTCCGTAATTTCAGTATTCCATTCAGAAACAACAATCCCAAACCGAAGGTTCTTCGCATTTGGGATTTTTGCCTTATCATAAATTGATAAATTTTTATTTGCCGTAGCCATTAATTGGAGGTTTTAGCCATTCCTATAAAAGCATCTACAGTACGTGCTTCATCAGAAGATGAATACTCCTCTTTAATTTTTTGAAAATAAGATAGAGCCTTATCGTTCTGGTTCAATTCTAGAGCTGTAACACCAGCTTTGTATAAAAACTTAGGAGCTGTGTAGTTATTGCTACTATGAGCAATAGCTTTATCATAGTATCCTAAAGCATCTTCTGGCTGGCCTAATTGCATAAAAGCATCGCCAAGACCGCCTTTAGCTAAAGCGCCAAGGATATCATCTTCTGAACTGAAGTTTTCAAGATGAGAAATAGCTTCTTGGTATTTTTGCATGTTCAAAAATGCCATACCAGCAGAATAATTCGCTAGGTTAGCCGCCTTTGTGCCATTGTATTCTTCTATAATATCAAGAAAACCATATTTTCCTTCAGCACCGTTTAAAGCAAGATTGTATAAAGAATCTTTTGCAGTAGGGCTGTTAAGGGCTTGGTCAAAATATTGTTGTGGGTAATACATCTCGTTTGCAGCGTTCGCCTCTTTAGGCTTCTCTACAAATTGAGCGTATGCTAAATATCCAAGAACACCAACGGCTATAACGCCAATGATACCTAGAATATAGTTTTGGTTGCTGGCTACCCAAGCTTCGGTTTTTGAGGCACTTTCATCTAACGTACTAAAGACTTCCGCAGTTGCGCTGTCTTGTTCTGTAAACTCTTGTTCTTCAACCTTATCTTTTGGTTTAAATCCCCGTTTCTTGTATGTTGCCATTTTCTAATTTTATTGGTGGCGCAAAAATAAAGGTTTTATCCAAAACCGAACAGGTATTTATTCGTTATTTTTGAGGTTTGTGAACCAAGCACCGTCAAAACTGGAATTATAGCGCATGTTTTTAAAGAAATTATCCCTTATTAACTACAAAAATTTTGATTCGAAGGATTTAGAACTCGATAAAAAAATCAATTGTATGGTGGGACCGAACGGAGTAGGGAAGACCAATGTGTTAGATGCGGTATATCATCTTTCCTTTGGGAAGAGCTATTTTAACCCCGTTTCTACTCAAAATATAAAGCACGAGGAAGACTTTTTTGTCATTGAAGGTGAGTTCGAGAAAGATGAACGTGACGAAAAGGTGGTCTGTAGTTTAAAAAGAGGGGCTAAAAAAATTATTAAACGTAATGGTAAGGCATATGATCGTTTATCCGACCATATAGGTTTGTTGCCTTTGGTTATAATTTCTCCGGCAGATCGTGACCTTATTATAGAGGGTAGTGATACAAGACGAAAATTTATAGATGGCGTAATTTCTCAATCTGATAAAGGGTACCTCCAAGACTTAATAAAGTATAATAAGGTGTTAGCGCAAAGAAATTCACTTTTAAAATATTTTGCAGCCAATCATACCTTTAATAAAGATACTCTTGCGGTTTACAATGAGCAATTGAGTGATTATGGCACCAAGATTTTTGATAAGCGAGTTGCTTTTTTAGAAGCTTTCATTCCTATTTTTAAAGAACAGTACATTGCTATTTCTGGCGGGCGAGAAAATGTATCTTTAGGCTATGACAGTAAGTTGCTCAATGAGAATTTGTTGAACCTTTTAGAAAAAGCCGTTGAAAAAGATAGAGCCTTGCAGTATACATCGGTTGGGGTTCATAAAGACGATTTAGGGTTTGAGATTTCAGGGCATCCCATTAAGAAATTTGGGAGTCAGGGGCAACAAAAATCATTCTTGATTGCATTGAAATTTGCCCAGTTTCAGTTTATAAAAGCTCGATCTAAAACAACACCAATTTTATTACTAGATGATATTTTTGATAAATTAGATGAACATCGGGTGTCACATATTGTAGCTTTGGTGAACAATGAAAATTTTGGACAGATTTTTATTAGTGATACGCATGCAGAACGTACGGAGGAGGTTGTAAAACAGATACACCAAACGTATAAGTTGTTTAAATTATAAAGAATAGATTTTTGAAAAGGATGAATAAATTTATTTTAATAGGATTTATAGGTGTGTTTTTTGGATGTTCTTCGGGCATTTCAAAAGAAGATTTAAGTAAGCTAAGTGGCTATTGGGAAATTACTAAGGTGACTTTACCAGATGGTAATGTAAAAGAGTACACCGTAAATACAAGTGTTGATTACATTTCAATAGAAGGAGAAGAAGGTTTTCGGAAAAAAATGCAACCAAAACTAGATGGTACCTATGAAACTTCAGATGATGCTGAGGCATTCATTATTACTAAAAAAGAGCAAAGTTTTTCTATCGACTATAAAACAGAACTCAGTGAGTGGTCAGAACAACTTATAGAACTAGATGACACCACGTTTTCAGTAGAGAATGAAGAGGGTATCCGGTATGATTATAAAAGATTTGAACCTATTTCAATTCAATAAAATGGCAAAGAGAAGAAATGAGAACCTTAATATGAGCCAAGCCTTAAATGAATTCATAAAGGAGAATAGGCTTCAAAAAGGAATGGATAAAGTAGATGCGCGGGAAGCGTGGCGTAATCTAATGGGGAATGGAGTAAATAATTATACAACAGATATAGAGCTCAAAGGAGATACACTTTTTGTAGCGTTATCGTCTTCCGTGTTACGAGAAGAGCTGAGTCTTGGCAAATCAAAAATTATACGAATGCTCAATGAAGACTTAGAGAAGGAGCTGGTTGCAAAACTGGTATTAAGATAAAAGCCTTTAGACTTCAAGACTAAAGGCTTTAAAAAATGTTATAATAGTCTTAGAAAATTTCTCTTCCAGCAAAATGGAAAGAACCTTCTATAGATGCGTTTTCATCACTATCTGATCCATGAACCGCATTTTCAGCAATATTGGAAGCAAATAATTTTCTGATAGTACCTTCAGCTGCTTCAGCTGGGTTTGTTGCACCGATCAATGCGCGAAAATCTTCAACTGCATTGTCTTTTTCTAAAATAGCAGCAACAATAGGACCACGGCTCATAAACTCTACCAATTCTCCGTAAAACGGACGCTCACTGTGAACGGCGTAGAACTCTTGTGCATCTCTTGTGCTCAATTGTGTATACTTCATGGCTACGATTTTGAAACCTGCGGAAGTTATTTTTTCCAGAATGGCACCAATGTGACCGTTTTCAACCGCATCCGGCTTAATCATCGTAAATGTTCTGTTCGTTGTCATTGTAAAAATTTTTTGCAAAAATACGCTTTATTCAACAATCGGCAAGTTTTAATAGGTTTGATGTAGTTCACCCATCACTTTTAAGTCGTTCCCAATCATTTGCATTTGCGCTTCTTTAGTTTTAAAATTGAATTTAATTAGTCCGAAACTTTTAGTAAAAACAACGTCGCCCACCCTAAACGGATTAGGCTCGCCATTAAATTTTGTATAAGTATGTGTAAGGCCGCTGCTGGTAAAATCTACTAAAGGGTAATCTACTCCGGCTATTTCGGTTTTAGAGAACTCAGAGATATGACGGTCTCCAGAGAGTATTATAACACCTTTTGCTTTAGAATCAACAATTAGTTTTTCTAGTTTATCTACTTCATGCGGGAAGTTACCCCAGGTCTCAAACCCATGTTCATTAGATAATATTTGAATACTGCTTACCAGGATATTAAAATCCGCTGTTGAATTTTTGAGTTCTTCGGTTAGCCAATTCCATTGCGTTGTGCCAAGAATAGTACCCACACCATAGTCGTTAGGAATGGTACGTTTTTTTGTTTCCGTATCTAGAGTAAGGTCAGTTCTAAAATAACGGGTGTCCAATACCAATATTTTTATACTTCCTTGTGGCGTGTTGTAGGTATGTGTTGTATAAACCCCTTCTTGAGTTCTTCGCGGGTCATTTTTGCCTACATCCATAAAATCTAAAAACTCTTGCTGACTTTCCTTCTTTTTATCAAAATCAACACCGCCATCATTTAATCCATAATCATGGTCGTCCCAAGTACCTATTACTGGCACCTTGGCTTTAAGATTTTGGTATCCTTTTACAGCGTTCTGTTGGGCATACATGGCGCGTAATCGCCTCATATTATCGGTATCCGCATAAATATTATCGCCTCCCCATACCCAAACATCAGGATTGGTTTTAAGAATATCATCCCAAAGTAAGTTGACTTCATCTTGCTTATTGCAAGAACCGAAAGCCAGTGTAAAATCAGCTTTAGGGGAAGTGGTTACAACCGTCGTTTTTGCCGTTAGTTCAGGCTGTTTTTGGGTTTTACAGGAAATGGTAAGACCCAATAAGCAGATGGCGATGTACTTATTCAACATATGTTAGTTTTAAAATCTTACCGCAAAAATAAGACTTTGCCTTAAAACACTACGTTATTAAATTGTATCTTTGCACGCATGAATTTGGAGTCTATAAAAGCGGTTCAGCAACTACTTTCCCAACCGCAAAAAATCGTAATCGTACCGCATAAAAATCCAGATGGTGATGCCATTGGCTCAACATTGGCGCTGTGTCATTATCTTGTTAATAGAGGTCAGGAGGCTGTTGTTGTAGCTCCAAACGATTATCCTAAGTTTTTAAAATGGATACCAGGTAATGAGAATATTCTGAATTTTGAGAAGCATAATAGTCAAGCTAAGGAAAAAATAGCAGAGGCAACGGTGGTTTTTACGTTAGATTTTAATCATTTGGGGAGGATAGGACAGATGCAATCCGTTTTGGAAGACTTAACGGTTCCTTTTGTTATGATAGATCATCATCAGGCCCCGTCTGATTATGCAGAGGTTATGTATTCAGATGTTTCTATGAGTTCTACTTGTGAAATGGTGTATAACTTCATTGAGTTTTTGGGTGATGTGGACAAAATAACAGTGGATATGGCAAATTGCCTATACACTGGGATTATGACAGATACAGGTTCATTTAAATTCAGGTCAACTACAGGTAGAACGCATCGTATTATAGCTGGTCTAATAGATAAGGGAGCGGAGAATACCCAGATACATCACCGTGTTTATGATACGAATACCCCAGGAAGGTTACACCTTTTAGGATGTGCCCTTAAGAATATGGTTATTCATGATATGTATAGAACGGCATATATTACATTAAGTCAAGATGAACTAGATACGTATAAGTATCAAAAAGGAGATACGGAAGGTTTTGTGAATTATGGACTTACTCTTGAAGGTATTATCTTTGCTGTTATTTTTATAGAAAATAAAGAAGAAGGTATTATAAAAATTTCTTTTAGGTCTATAGGGGATTTCAACGTAAACGAATTTGCTAGAACCTATTTTGAGGGAGGTGGACATAATAATGCTGCAGGTGGAAAAAGCGATAGGTCCCTTAATGAAACAGCTGTTTATTTTGAATCACTTTTAGAAAATCATAAAGATCAATTACAGGCATGAGAATCTTAAGTATTATTTTTTTAATTGCACTTGTTGGCTGTGGAGGCCCTGAGGCTAGAAGACCTGTTGAAGTTAAATCTGGCAGTTTCTTTAAGCAATCTGTTAAACGCAGTAAGGAACTTTTAGCCAAAGAAGAAAAGCTAATGCAAGATGTAATGGCTAATGATACTTTGCATGAGTATATCCATTCGGCCAGTGGGTCATGGTTTTATTATGATGTAAAGAATGAAGAGGTAAATTATACGCCTCAACCAGATGATTTAGTGGTGATGACCTACAATATTATCAGCTTAAAGAACGATACTATTTACAGTACGGATGATATAGGTACGCTAACCTATAAAGTGGATAAGCAAGATCTATTCCCGGGTTTAAGAAATAGTGTAAAGATGTTAAAAGAAGGAGAAACAGCTACTTTTCTGTTTCCTTCATCTTTAGGATATGGATATCATGGGGATAATGATAAAATAGGTATTAATGTACCGTTTAAGGTTACATTATCTATTTTTAAAATCGAAAAAGAAAAAGAGTTAATTGAATAGTGCTTACCAGTAAACAATAAAAGTAAAATAAAAACAAAGGATTTAAAGATGAAAAAAATCTATTACTTATTGACCCTAGTGGTTTTGTTGTCTAGTTGTAAAAGTCAATATGCCGAATTGGGTGATGGCGTTTTTGCCGATATCCATACCAGTAAAGGTGATATTATAATCAAATTGGAATATGAGAAGACACCCGTTACGGTAGCTAACTTTGTTTCTCTAGCGGAAGGCGATAACCCATTTGTTACGGATAGCTTAAAAGGAAAGAAGTATTTTGACGGACTTATTTTTCACAGAGTTATTAAAGACTTTATGATTCAGGGAGGGGATCCTACTGGTACAGGACGTGGAAACCCAGGCTACAAGTTTAAAGATGAGTTTAATGATTCTTTGGTGCATGATAAAAAGGGAATTTTGTCTATGGCAAATTCAGGTGCTAAAACCAATGGTAGTCAATTTTTTATTACACATAAAGAGACTCCTTTTTTAAATGGTAGACACACAGTTTTCGGTCATGTAGTTGAAGGTTTGGATGTAGTTGATTCTATAGCCACTACCGAGGTTTCTCAAGACCCGATGACCAAAGATAAACCGGTAGTAGATGTGATTATGAATACCGTAGAGATTGTTCGTAATGGTAAAGCAGCTAAGAAGTTTGATGCTGTACAGGTTATGAGCGATTATTTTGCGGAAGAAGAAGCGAAGATTGCTGCCTTTGAGAAAATGAAAGCCGACTTTAAAGCCGGTCTTGAGACTCAAAAACAAGAGGCAACGGAATTACCAAGCGGATTGAAAATATTAACACTGAAAGAAGGTGAAGGAGCAAAACCTACTGTAGGTAGCCAAGTACTTGTATACTATGCAGGTTTTTTGGAGGACGGAACTTTGTTCGATAGTAACTATGAAGATGTCGCTACAAAATATAACAAATTTGATGCTCGAAGAAAACAAGGTGGAGGCTATGAGCCAATACCAATGGAGTATAGTCCTGATGCTAGTTTGATAGCTGGTTTTAAAGAAGGTCTTTTAAATATGAAAGTTGGAGATAAGGTGAGAATCTTTATTCCTTCGCATTTGGGATATGGACCACAAGGAACAGGTCCAATACCGCCAAGTGCAGATTTAGTATTTGATCTTGAAATTACTGGTGAAGCCGAGTAAACTACCTTGTGGGTAGATCCACGAGGTTTTAAAAGGAATACACTTAGATTTCGAGGCAGGCCTTGGAGTATTTAATCTCTATTATTGAGTAAAAATAGGATTGAAATAAGATTAAAAACCCGCAATTTGCGGGTTTTTTTATGCTCTTAACCAGATTAATTTTAAGCATTTACAGGGTTTTTACTTCATTTTGTGCAGTTCATCTAATAATTCATAATACAACGTAACGATGTCCGTTTATATCATTCATTAATAGTTAACCCCTAAATATTAAACTATGAATTGGTACTTAAAAGTATTGCAAAACTATGCCGGGTTTGAAGGCCGCGCCAGAAGAAAAGAATATTGGATGTTCTTTTTGTTCAACATCTTAATTTCTTATGGTTTACAAATTGTAGCCGTAGTAATAGATGTACCTGCTCTTCTATTTTTATCGCTTATATACTCGTTAGGTGTATTGATACCTGGTATTGCAGTAGGTGTTCGTAGAATGCATGATGTTGGTAAAAGTGGATGGTTCTTACTTGTACCAATTTATAACCTTATTTTAGCTTGTACGGATAGCGAGCAGGGCGATAACCAATATGGTCCAAACCCAAAAAGTGAAGAACAAGCTAGCTTGCAAAAAGTATAGTCTTATATCATATAAAAAAGGGTTTGCCATAATAGCAAACCCTTTTTTTTGTGCTTATTTTTTAGGAATATCCTCTAAGATGTTGAGAAGGAATTTCCAGAATTTCTGTACGGAGGAAATACTCACACGTTCATCTGGCGAGTGTGCTCCCAGAATTGTAGGTCCAAAACTAATCATATCCATCTCAGGGTAATTTTGACCTAAAATACCACATTCCAATCCTGCATGACAAGCGGCTACTTTTGGTTTCTCTCCAAATAGAGCTATGTATTTTTCTTCTGCCACTTTAAGAATTTTAGAATTGGCATTAGGCGTCCAGCCAGGGTATGTACCACTGAATTCAACATCAAAACGGGCCAGTTCAAATGTAGACTTTAAGGCATTGGATAAATCCGTTTTGGCAGAATCTACAGAAGACCTTGTAAGGCATCCAACTTTTGCTTTTCCATTTTTCACTAAAACTCTAGCTACATTATTAGAAGTTTCTACCAAATCCGGTATAGCTGCACTCATTGCATACACTCCATTGTGAGCAGCGTAAATACCTTGTAGTAAACGTTCTTGAGCACCAAGACCCATTACCGCTTTAGGCAATTTTATCGCATCAAGTGTTACTTTTAGGTTAGGCTCAATAACAT
This genomic interval from Zobellia roscoffensis contains the following:
- a CDS encoding rhomboid family protein, encoding MTNGDLKYQYARLSVSEKLIAINVLVFIVMGLITALISPSVENWFALPKDFFDFLMQPWSIVTYSFLHGGIFHILWNMYVLYVAGRILLNLFDGRRFLNIYFLGVILGGLLFLLSYNIFPSLIGVNASLIGASAGVMAVLIFVCTYIPNQEVRLFVFNVKLWQIGLFVVLMDLVQIPMGGNVGGRIAHLGGALLGYMYARQLFNGRDIGEGFSNFIDAIANLFKKSEKKAPMKTVYKNKQATARKQANHDKETHQKKIDAILDKISKSGYESLSKAEKDFLFKAGKED
- a CDS encoding rhomboid family intramembrane serine protease, encoding MGRLTDAIKHLLIINILFFVATSLYGDQMYQWFSLWFPKNENFAFYQIVTHMFMHGGFMHIAFNMYALWAFGTPLEQIWGRNKFLFFYFSAGLGSALIHTGVNYFYFNEGMQALVSSGMTESNVLEIISAGQYSPDWYNIASKSTIDNFLSAYNTPAVGASGAIYGVLVAFGMMFPNSELFLMFIPVPVKAKYFIPVLIGLDLFSGVTGYSLFGQGIAHFAHIGGALFGFLMMWYWKKNQFNNNRWD
- the mutL gene encoding DNA mismatch repair endonuclease MutL codes for the protein MADIIKLLPDHVANQIAAGEVVQRPASVVKELLENAIDAGANTIKLIIKDGGKILIQVVDDGLGMSATDARLSFERHATSKIQKAEDLFNLNTKGFRGEALASIAAIAHVEMQTKPENEELGTHLKIEGSKIIFQEASVTPKGTSMAVKNLFFNIPARRNFLKSNQVELRHITDEFHRVALAHPTIAFHFYNNGNELFNLPSDNYRKRIVNIFGTRTNQKLVPVEEETPIVKISGFITKPEFAKKSRGEQFFFINNRFIKSPYLHHAVVAAFEGLIKSDSYPGYFLYLEVDPGSIDINIHPTKTEVKFDDEHSLYAILRSTVKHSLGQFNVAPALDFEHDPNLQTPYDFKNKSVIQPKVSVDAAFNPFQEAKSTPSTPRNPGYKKQETKSWESLYVGLESKMGAEDDLGSISFESDTITGSIFEGEKETTEPVTTTFQIRRKYIVTTIKSGMVVIDQSRAHQRVLYEKFLNNSTVKQAVSQQLLFPLHLTFSKSEINALQEIEDILVSIGFIFDKIEGESITVTGVPLLVAESEVGMILDQLISDYQQELTDESFSHTDILSKTLAKTLAVKTGETLDNASQIALVNDLFACKESMVSPFNKPVYITITENDIDKKFI
- a CDS encoding riboflavin synthase subunit beta translates to MGMLSKFTRLKRSKKFEYNPRYYDDKGKGSPFKIEPKFDQYRTTLNPSRGLKNKFGSAMSDVKRQGDTNLKIRMAIILAILVLIVLFIIDFDLSIFLPK
- the ribH gene encoding 6,7-dimethyl-8-ribityllumazine synthase, yielding MATANKNLSIYDKAKIPNAKNLRFGIVVSEWNTEITEGLYSGAIEALLDCGALESNILRWDVPGSFELTFGCKKMATTQNVDAVIAIGNVIQGETKHFDFVCSATAQGIKDLNVQLDTPVIFCVLTDNNIEQSRERSGGKHGNKGTEAAIAAIQMAILGK
- a CDS encoding tetratricopeptide repeat protein, which encodes MATYKKRGFKPKDKVEEQEFTEQDSATAEVFSTLDESASKTEAWVASNQNYILGIIGVIAVGVLGYLAYAQFVEKPKEANAANEMYYPQQYFDQALNSPTAKDSLYNLALNGAEGKYGFLDIIEEYNGTKAANLANYSAGMAFLNMQKYQEAISHLENFSSEDDILGALAKGGLGDAFMQLGQPEDALGYYDKAIAHSSNNYTAPKFLYKAGVTALELNQNDKALSYFQKIKEEYSSSDEARTVDAFIGMAKTSN
- the recF gene encoding DNA replication/repair protein RecF (All proteins in this family for which functions are known are DNA-binding proteins that assist the filamentation of RecA onto DNA for the initiation of recombination or recombinational repair.), with the translated sequence MFLKKLSLINYKNFDSKDLELDKKINCMVGPNGVGKTNVLDAVYHLSFGKSYFNPVSTQNIKHEEDFFVIEGEFEKDERDEKVVCSLKRGAKKIIKRNGKAYDRLSDHIGLLPLVIISPADRDLIIEGSDTRRKFIDGVISQSDKGYLQDLIKYNKVLAQRNSLLKYFAANHTFNKDTLAVYNEQLSDYGTKIFDKRVAFLEAFIPIFKEQYIAISGGRENVSLGYDSKLLNENLLNLLEKAVEKDRALQYTSVGVHKDDLGFEISGHPIKKFGSQGQQKSFLIALKFAQFQFIKARSKTTPILLLDDIFDKLDEHRVSHIVALVNNENFGQIFISDTHAERTEEVVKQIHQTYKLFKL
- a CDS encoding DUF721 domain-containing protein produces the protein MAKRRNENLNMSQALNEFIKENRLQKGMDKVDAREAWRNLMGNGVNNYTTDIELKGDTLFVALSSSVLREELSLGKSKIIRMLNEDLEKELVAKLVLR
- a CDS encoding nucleoside-diphosphate kinase; this encodes MTTNRTFTMIKPDAVENGHIGAILEKITSAGFKIVAMKYTQLSTRDAQEFYAVHSERPFYGELVEFMSRGPIVAAILEKDNAVEDFRALIGATNPAEAAEGTIRKLFASNIAENAVHGSDSDENASIEGSFHFAGREIF
- a CDS encoding alkaline phosphatase D family protein, producing MLNKYIAICLLGLTISCKTQKQPELTAKTTVVTTSPKADFTLAFGSCNKQDEVNLLWDDILKTNPDVWVWGGDNIYADTDNMRRLRAMYAQQNAVKGYQNLKAKVPVIGTWDDHDYGLNDGGVDFDKKKESQQEFLDFMDVGKNDPRRTQEGVYTTHTYNTPQGSIKILVLDTRYFRTDLTLDTETKKRTIPNDYGVGTILGTTQWNWLTEELKNSTADFNILVSSIQILSNEHGFETWGNFPHEVDKLEKLIVDSKAKGVIILSGDRHISEFSKTEIAGVDYPLVDFTSSGLTHTYTKFNGEPNPFRVGDVVFTKSFGLIKFNFKTKEAQMQMIGNDLKVMGELHQTY